Proteins co-encoded in one Opitutus terrae PB90-1 genomic window:
- a CDS encoding protein arginine kinase, with protein sequence MTIASLLDSPSELTDTVSSKTAVVLMTRIRLARNVAGNHFPGWAKPAQRAQTYGLCRDAVLATTAMKKSLAVEIGDLSELEKQILVERHLISRELSGGKNGSGVVISKDQCFSVMINEEDHLRIQVLRAGFQLKKAWSAINELDTAIEDRLDYAFSPSLGYLTACPTNIGTGLRASAMMHLPALVIANQMEKVVRAVNQLGMVVRGLFGEGSDASGSIFQISNQTTLGESEDEIIKRLGSVLTSIVEHELNARQKLIEADRGKLFDKIGRAYGILQNSHVLSSGEAMNLLSLLRLGVDLHIFPEENRATIDRLFIEAQPGHLQHAQKGEFEPNQRDLLRAGRLRTEFANFPQPNFTFTTDGSN encoded by the coding sequence ATGACGATTGCTTCGCTCCTCGATTCGCCTTCGGAGCTCACCGACACGGTGAGCAGCAAGACCGCGGTCGTGCTGATGACGCGGATCCGCTTGGCGCGGAACGTGGCGGGAAACCACTTCCCCGGCTGGGCCAAGCCGGCGCAGCGGGCGCAGACTTACGGTTTGTGCCGCGACGCGGTGCTCGCGACGACGGCCATGAAGAAGAGCCTGGCGGTGGAGATCGGCGATCTCAGCGAGCTCGAGAAGCAGATTCTCGTCGAGCGGCACTTGATCAGTCGCGAACTGAGCGGCGGCAAGAACGGTTCAGGCGTGGTGATCAGCAAGGACCAGTGCTTTTCGGTGATGATCAACGAGGAGGATCACCTGCGCATTCAGGTGCTGCGGGCGGGCTTCCAGCTGAAGAAAGCGTGGAGCGCGATCAACGAGCTCGATACGGCGATCGAGGATCGGCTGGACTATGCATTTTCTCCGTCGCTGGGTTATCTGACCGCGTGCCCGACCAACATCGGCACCGGCTTGCGCGCCTCGGCGATGATGCACCTGCCGGCCTTGGTTATCGCGAACCAGATGGAGAAGGTGGTGCGCGCGGTCAACCAGCTGGGCATGGTGGTGCGCGGACTGTTCGGCGAAGGCTCGGACGCCAGCGGCAGCATTTTCCAGATCTCCAATCAGACGACACTCGGCGAGTCGGAGGATGAGATCATCAAGCGGCTCGGGAGCGTGCTGACGTCGATCGTCGAGCACGAGCTGAACGCGCGCCAGAAGCTGATCGAGGCGGACCGTGGCAAACTGTTCGACAAGATCGGCCGCGCCTACGGCATCCTGCAGAACAGCCACGTGCTGAGCTCGGGCGAGGCGATGAACCTGCTCTCGCTGCTCCGGCTGGGTGTCGACCTGCACATTTTCCCGGAAGAGAACCGCGCGACGATCGACCGGCTGTTCATCGAGGCGCAGCCGGGGCATCTGCAGCACGCGCAGAAGGGCGAGTTCGAGCCCAACCAGCGCGATCTGCTGCGGGCGGGCCGACTCCGCACGGAGTTTGCCAATTTCCCGCAACCCAACTTTACTTTC